The Vibrio ishigakensis genome has a window encoding:
- a CDS encoding VOC family protein, with protein MISHIDHIVLTVSDIDASVEFYTRVLQMEAITMNNGRRALRFGNQKINLQTLGQEPRNKAGVGSGDVCLISNWSMNEIVKHLTVQNIEINEGPVMRSGAVGPIQSVYFLDPDRNLIEVSVYSE; from the coding sequence TTGATAAGCCATATTGATCATATCGTTCTTACCGTTTCCGATATCGATGCTTCGGTAGAGTTTTATACTCGCGTTCTTCAAATGGAAGCCATCACTATGAACAATGGTCGCAGGGCATTGCGCTTTGGTAACCAGAAGATCAACTTGCAAACTTTAGGGCAAGAGCCTAGAAATAAGGCAGGTGTGGGTTCAGGAGATGTCTGTTTGATCTCGAATTGGAGCATGAATGAGATAGTAAAACATCTCACAGTGCAGAATATTGAGATCAACGAGGGACCAGTAATGCGCTCAGGTGCGGTCGGTCCAATACAATCGGTCTACTTTCTCGACCCAGATAGAAACCTGATAGAAGTTAGCGTCTACAGTGAATAA